In the Paroedura picta isolate Pp20150507F chromosome 15, Ppicta_v3.0, whole genome shotgun sequence genome, one interval contains:
- the LOC143824717 gene encoding uncharacterized protein LOC143824717 isoform X2: MKRTFHGKMEAQLNGLQTISPIEANAQDQDPDSDSGASTQIDGLCSWDSSHTSTCTQETQMEREREKGKDQQSHTLMRTQKRGMASPETWCQTQGTKGGLFQQKRDCKENAGGSDASPC, translated from the exons atgaagagaacgtttcatggaaagatgg AAGCACAGCTCAATGGCCTACAGACTATTTCCCCAATAGAGGCCAATGCCCAGGATCAGGACCCAGATAGTGACTCAGGAGCCTCTACACAAATAGATgg ATTGTGTTCCTGGGACTCATCACATACAAGCACGTGCACCCAGGAGACCCaaatggaaagggaaagggaaaaagggaaaGACCAGCAG AGCCACACTCTGATGAGAACCCAGAAGAGGGGGATGGCCAGCCCAGAGACATGGTGCCAGACCCAAGGGACCAAAGGGGGACTCTTTCAGCAGAAGAGAGACTGCAAAGAGAACGCAGGAGGCAGCGACGCATCGCCCTGCTGA
- the LOC143824717 gene encoding uncharacterized protein LOC143824717 isoform X1 has protein sequence MSLQLSTALALEAQLNGLQTISPIEANAQDQDPDSDSGASTQIDGLCSWDSSHTSTCTQETQMEREREKGKDQQSHTLMRTQKRGMASPETWCQTQGTKGGLFQQKRDCKENAGGSDASPC, from the exons ATGTCCTTGCAATTATCCACGGCTCTTGCCTTGG AAGCACAGCTCAATGGCCTACAGACTATTTCCCCAATAGAGGCCAATGCCCAGGATCAGGACCCAGATAGTGACTCAGGAGCCTCTACACAAATAGATgg ATTGTGTTCCTGGGACTCATCACATACAAGCACGTGCACCCAGGAGACCCaaatggaaagggaaagggaaaaagggaaaGACCAGCAG AGCCACACTCTGATGAGAACCCAGAAGAGGGGGATGGCCAGCCCAGAGACATGGTGCCAGACCCAAGGGACCAAAGGGGGACTCTTTCAGCAGAAGAGAGACTGCAAAGAGAACGCAGGAGGCAGCGACGCATCGCCCTGCTGA